The Anabas testudineus chromosome 1, fAnaTes1.2, whole genome shotgun sequence genomic sequence AACCCTCTCTATTCTAATACTTCAAGTAAATCATCATGCATGTGTTGGCATCCATTCCCACATTCCTGCTGAGTATGCTTTGGTGTTGTGTTGAAAAGCTTCCCTCTGGAACCAGATATCATTTACAAACTGATACAGATGTCAGATATGAAAAGTCTTACACTTACAGGCACCAAAGTAGTTGCATGAATGAGGCTGTCGGTGGAGCCACAATCTGGCCCACTATGCTCAATTTACTGTGACGCACACAGGTCTTTATGAAAGGAGCCGGCTAACCTAGATCTTCTTTTCTACTACGAGCAGGTTGTGTTTGAATTGTCAGCTGGTTAAAGATGTAGATGTATTTCCAGGGTGCTACATGAAGATTGCAGATGTCCCTAATGTTGTGTATTTGCTTACTCTGGGCCGTGAAGCACATTTGTACAGCTGGAGCTCGTATGCAGGAGTAAAAGTGATTTGCTAATTGCTGTTCTCCGTGAGACAGGGACCCCGTCTGGTGCTGGAGCTGTGAGATACACAAACAATCCAGCATTGTCCTGGCTGTGAGACACGAAGACAGTCAAGAGCTGGGATTTTAAATGTTAGCCTAGTATTTCAGTAATAAAAACTATAACACTACAGCAACTGTCATCTACACCTCTGGATAACAAATGGTGATTTTATTAAGACATAACAATATTTTTGCTTTTCGTTAAgatgaaatactgtataaattCTATTATGCTGTAGTAAGGATTACTAATCCTTGCACCTTTACTCAAGACCttgatactgtacatatattaaAACAAGAACCTACTCAAAGTTAAGTTCATGATAATTTGACCTGAtgcactgcagctgcaggtttccCTCTATTCATAGATGGATTTAACACATCCAGTAACAGTGCAGCAACAAGTGATGGATGGCTAGGATTACCCCAGCTCACGGTGACAGTTTACTCACACATCTGCAAGcaaataaatccacaaaatAAGCAGTAACGGAGTCTGGCCTATTGAGTTGAGGTGAAGATGATCATGATACCTCTATTCAGTTTATACTGTTGGATTTGTGACAAAAATTCTGATGtctttgaacatgtttttatctgGATGGGAAATAAGACAACTtcctgaaaacagaagaaactatGAATCTCAGAGGAGGTGGTAAATGTGGGAAAAACCTCACACTGCACAAAAGTTCCAaaaatgtggtttattttttttttattttgatgtttcaATCCAAAATATTTTGGTTAGGATAAAGAATAATATTTATCCTGGGGATGATCCATGTGGAAGAGTTTCTATTCTACCCTGTTCTTGGGTTTTTGGCTCTGTCCACACAAGGAAGCTGCCATGGAAAAGCATGATACTGATTTTGTACTTGGCTTCGGGTTCAGTGAATGTTCTTCTACTCTGGTGTTATTTCAGTTCGATGTGCTTCTAAATAGAATGTTATGAACTTATTTGTTCTTCGATTTGTTGTGACCACTTATGTTCTGCTCTACAGCAaatcagacaggacagagaggTTTGGCTGTGCACTAACACACATGTTGTACCTATAGTTGAATGGGAAGTGCCTGGAGCATCAGGTATCAGGTGGAGCTGCAGAAGGTTTCGTGTctttgtgatttggtgctgaCTTAACGTTCTATCTTTTCTTTGGAAAATGACACTGTGAAGCGTTCCAACATTTCCACTGGCCTTCTTACAGCAGATGACAGTAGACTTGAACAGTGCTCAACTCTGATGATTACTTGATTCTAACCTATCCTAAGCCTGGGAACCAGGGTCTGACATTCTGGCAGCATCCAGCGTTGACTGAAAACGTTTTTGGTAGTAAGCCTAGTTGACTTCAACGTTGCATTCTCCCACAAAAACCTTTCAAAGTAGCAGAGAGTATTCAATTTTCAGGAGCTTATTTACTGTTAATATACTACAATCTATTCTTTTTAGTGTGAAAAAATCTCTgtaaaattcacatttaatcCTCTCTAGAAATGTTTTGGTGAAATGACCCCTTGCAGCAATACTGGATCTGTCTACGTCACTATCgatcagtttaaacatttaatactgatatatgtttttatggttaGTCAGTCTGTTTGGTCAGAAATATACTATGCTACATGTATAACCACACCCaacagtgatgtcactgtgtgCTGACACGCCCTGAAGTACTCTTCTTCATCACTACAGTAGAATGAGAGGCTAAACCACTGGAGGTCAGCAAAATATGATATTCAGAtgattataatatattatatttctttagtttcaaaatatatatatattttagatgAAATAGATATAATTTATTAAAGATTATTAGAGGTTAAAGCGTTTATTAAAGAAATGTGACCAAACTCTACACAATGAAACAGCTGAAAATCAACCAGGTAGTACTCATCAGCCATAACATACACTAATGCAGATACAAATGGTGTCCTTCAGATAAGCTTATATGGGTACACATTCTTTAAGGTGTTGCTCAGACTTTTTAAACTCACAGTTTTTATCTGCCTCACTTCACAAGCACCCTGTAACTATCCTCAGCATATCTGTATTTAATAGACTCCAAATGctatcattatttttaaaagggTGCAACTCAGgtttttgtataaatgtttcACATAGAGGACTCTTTTTTGGGCTTAGATCTGAGCTAGTAGAAGTATAAACATAGGAAAGTACTCTGCCAATTCCTCTGTGCataactaaatatttatttgaagaGGACATTTGTCTTCAGGGTTTACAAGCTCAGTCTTAAAGCCCCGAACAGTAGAATCTGAAACGTGATGACCTCTTTAGTTCTTTATGTCACTGTTTTACAGACTGCCAAGTGAAGGTAAATATTCTGTATAAACAGACGATGTGGCACAGATTTGTCACTTTGTGGATAAatgatgaaactgaaaagaaCTGCACAGGGAATGTTTCCCAAAAAAAGGACCTGCCAAGCCgagttttctctctctctcaacccATACTGAATGATGCTTAGTGGCCAGGCTGATGAATACATTAGCGAGTGCTACGGCTGATAAGTGACACCAAATATTTAAGTAAGAACTAGGTTGAGcaatcagttcagttcattgtGTAACAGGTTTGGAATTTGTCAGTCAAATGCTAACAAAGTGGAGGGGCTATATTGTTCTAGTATTGTGCTGTTAGACAAATGAATTTGATTATGAATTGAACCTGTTCCTTAACTGACCTGCAGTGGTCTTTGTTGACTTAGCTGAAGTATGTTCATATGCTTTCTTTATTTTGGTGGTCCAGCTGTCATAGGCAATACATCAGCTCCAGTGGATGATGCACTTATTATTAGTAAGTGCATCATTTTAAAGGTTATGGAGTATTTAAGAGTTAAATTTTAAAAGTTCCATTTGATTTAAAGTGGCAACTTCCTCCATGGAAAACAGCAGTGGTAGCAAACAGGACATGCCACCTCTGACCCATTTCTAAATCACTTTGGCTCGCCCTGCAAAAGAGCGTGGAATCGGAAAAGTGTGAACTGGCAGAAGAGAAGACAGAACAGCTTGGCACaaaggaaacagctgaaacCCTGTTGGCTCTTGTGGAAGAAAGTGCTGATGAGTAGGGCTTAGCAGCAACAAgactaaaaatacaaacagcCAAGAGACACGTCCCCCCAGATAAGCCAAGCCAAGCAACATGATGGTCTATAAAGTTTAGAGAAACCCAGTCACCTTTCAACTATTGTCACTGAGTTGTAAATAATTCTAGTTCTATCTTTCTATCATTGTCTAGAAAATGTTCCCGGATCAATATCCTTAATATCCTGGCTCTACCAGTCCATTAGTACTATGTGAAAAACGTGTGTCTAAGTATGCCTTCATGCACTGTAGACCAGGAGAAAGACTGCGCATGTCATGAACTGATCCAGATCATGAAATAAGGAGGCTACTAACCTTTACTGTCTCTCTGCCAGCAGAAACTAACTTGATGCTTGGCAGTGACCTTAGATTTTAACCAGAGCTCAGATCTGGTTCACTGATCAGAGGGAGAAAAGTttcaaaacagtaaaacaacagtTCAATGCTTTGATTCCACTGCCAATCTGTGAAATGCCATGAGCTATGtgtagaaaacacaaagcactgcCAAGTCTTCCAAGCCACAGGTGAGAGGTAACATGCGTGTCAGAAAGACACAAGCTTTTCCCCCCATTCTGCTCATATTGAACCTccaactaaaacacacacacacacacacacacacacagagttgtgcCCACTTGTGACAGTGCAAAAACCTTCTTTGTGGACGGATGGAGAATGaagggaggtggtggtggggggggggggggtatttCCTGAGGAAGCAGCTGGCTGCCTGCAGGGCCACAGAACTGCAGGATTATAGGGATACAAAGGTGAATGTGGCGCAAACCACAATGTACAGAGGGTGGCAGAACAGGGGTGGTATCGTTTTAAAAAGCATCATGGCAAAGAGGACCAGGGTGAGAGCTGAGGTACAGATTACCTCCCAGAGCGGGAACTCAGCTCTGTGTCCTTGAGGTTAACCTGGCCTCATTTTTAGCCTACATTTCACCACGTTCAGCTGTATGGGACGTTATATAGCAGGACTAGGAGAACTAGCAGAACAGTTTGTGCCCTCTATTTTGACACCAAACCAAATAAGTGAAATAATGGCTGCCATAAATaagcatttcattaaaatgcaaTATCATAAAAACctgcaaattattttacagaaagttaatgtagaattttttttgttcatcttGTTGTTATTCCTCACCCATTAGCAATGGAACGGCAGGATGAGATTATCCCTGAGCACCCGAACAACAGCAATATCCGGTGCAGCCCACAGGACAGGCGATGCATACAGAAGACTCTGGCCCGACACCCTCCAAAATCTACAAATCAGAGAAGCAACACCGCCAGGGAGGAGACCAAGGCAGCGCTGGTGAGAGAACCAATCTTATCAGTttcacagacaacaacaaatccAGGTCATGCAATCCACTCCACTCCACATGCCACGGCACCAGCAGGTGTTTTGCATTAGAGTTTTATAGTTAGAAAAACCACAAGTGTAACAGGCAGGTTATAAATTGTATAAATTAGCTATTTACAGACCATAACATTTAACTGGGGTCTTGTGAAATAAAGTACAGGTGTACATTGACATCAACATGCAATTTGCTGTTTTAACATTGCCAAGAGCAGGATCATAACATCCCCATTAATCAGTAACAGGCTGGTATtaccacattttatgacattgAAGTAATGCAGAAACATGTTACATGAATGCACAGCACTACCAAAGTCTGCCATGTATCCCATTTATTTGGTCCTACCACCCAGGTACGTTTATATATTTGTCTTTATGGTCTTCCTGGGGATACAGTTGAACTGGCTATGACTGATTAAAAAATCTACCAGAATGATGCCTGCACATAAAATCACTAGTTGGCTTGTCAGTGCTGCCGACACTGAGCAGACACATttttaagaaatattaaaatgttgacatttattACAGTCAGATTATAACTATTGTGGTGACTGATTTTTACAGTTCAGCTCAACTTTCTCACGATGTTCTTGTCCATTTTGAAAAATTAGAGAAAACAATTTGACAGTATTTCACATTACAGAGAACCTTTCTTATGCCACTGTAAATGCCTATGTACAGCTACATCTGGAATTCTGCTGTGTTAACATCAGTTACAAAATGATTTCTCCTACAGGCTCCGTGCCGTGCTGAGCTGCAAAGAGCACTGGACAGACTTTCGTCAAACACCCGCACACATGATGATCTCTTTACAATTCCAATACCTAACTGCGACAAGAACGGAGATTTCCACGCCAAGCAGGTCGGTGATTTTAAGCCCACTCTTATTAGGAGCTTTATTCAATTACTCAGCAGGCCGCTATTTGGCCGTGTGCACTGGTGAACTGTGAATCTCCATTAATAAGccagcacaaataaaaatgcctATCTTTATACTTCAAACAGTTCTTCTCAGACTACATCAGGAATTGGggccaaaacacaaaaatgccTGCAGCCAATGAAATATTGTCTTACCAGTTCAAGATCAACACAAAAGTGTCTCCAAACAGACTTGTTGTGCTGATGCCAAGACCTTATTTTCACATGAACAGTGATTTACTTTCAGAACTGTGTGTAAAGCGGTTTCCCCCTCAACTCTTCGACAATAATCACTTCATTGCTGTGATGGATGCAATTAACTTTTGGATCCAGTtacttttttgttattgtgccTTTGCAAGATTGGGCAACTATGCAGATAAGAGCGAGAGAATCAGAGAACATAAAAACCCAGATAAGACTGCTCTGAGCTGTATGTGCAATCAAAGCAGCAGATGAAGAGGCAGTGATAAAAGGAAAGCTCTGCTAAGGCACCAGCCATCAACAGTCTGAGCTATGTTGTGTAACTTGGTTAAAGTAGCCCTGCTTGCTCAGATTCACAGTCACTGTTTACTCTTTAACTAAAAGTGcactgtgataaaaaaaaatgtaaaaaaaaaaggaagtgaagCACAGGTCATGAAGGACAACTGGGAGTCATTTCATGGCAGGGTTGCTCTGGGATTGTTAACTGGTCTTAAAAGCATTTTGAAACTGTAAATCACACGGGGAATAAAATCACACAGTAAATTTTGTATAACAGCAATTGTTAAAATCCCATAGAAGAAATCTCAGGAGGATTTGAATCCAATAATTGAATTAGTTGAAAAACTTCTCACAGTTTTCTTAAGGCAACTTTAACTGACAGCTGGGTGTTATTTACCTTCAAGTATGATTCTGTTTCTGGCTGAGTAAACAACATTGGTTTCATGTGGTCTGGTACTGAAATAACATTGCATCTGTATTCAAGACAAAGCCAAGCTctgcaaacaatgaaaaaatCTTTGAAAACTTTAAAAGGCAGGTCTGATGTAATCTTAAAAGATTTATGGTCCTGCCAACAGAGCACTGACTCTTTCAAGATAATCAAACTGGTCTGTAATCTCTTACCTATGCCTCAGTATTATATAAACCTGCATTACCTGATTTCTTGGGAGTCGCACAATATACACAAGTGCACATATTAACAAACTGGTGCCTatttacacaaacagcaaacattagCATTAATCTGTTCACCTGAAGGTTTTAAGTCACACTTAAGAGAGTCACCTCTTAAAATGACACAGACgtttaaaatgtgctgcacatcactttaaaaataataatgatggaTGAGGCAGTTCTGCACGTGAATGACATGCAGCCAGCCACCTGGGTTGTTTTTCCTGGGAGACTTGTCAGTCTGACCTCTACAGCCTACCTGATTTGCTGTGTGAAATATTTAGTTGACattctgtgtgcacacattaaaCAGGCTGACAAATCTGACCTTAGACCTGCTGGATGTACTACATACTACAGTACTTACACACTAAATAATTACAGGATTACGGTATATATTGGAACACATTATCAACTTACAAAGTATTGTGGTACTTTACAGATGTGGCTACTGTGtcaccactttttttttaccacgTTGCGTAAATATTTTTGTCTACTATATGACCCCTAGGGGGCTCTGTAGATATTGACACTGAACACACTAACATACTGAACATACTAATGGCAATGGCGGTAGTAAAACTGGCACATTAATAAATGCTGTTTAGCTCAGTAGAAAATTTGCATCTGtcatttaaaatgctgtaaaacaactagaatatttaatttatttatgtccACAGTGTCATCCTGCACGTGACGGTTTGCGGGGAAAGTGCTGGTGTGTGGATCAGAAGACGGGCATGAGGCTGCCGGGGCCGCTGGAGCTGCGAGGGGATCTGGACTGTCACCAGTTAATGACAGCTAACCTGAGGGATTGAGGAGTTAGGGGTGGCAATGGGGGTGCAGGACCAGCCTAATTCTACTGATGTTCATCAGTAGAACCACATGAGGAAAGGACTTCGATCTAAAGCCTCACTTCACCTGAAGCCAATGGTACTTGAGCTTAGAcaacaaaaaggaaatcatTCAATTGTGTTCTTTTgctattttgtttctgtgtctgagaATATGTGATCCCTGAGTCTTTTGAGCACTTGTTCTGTATCGTGTCTACTTCGTGAACTGACCGATCTTTAGACACGTGCTCTTTACAGTAACAGGTAGCCCAAAACAACCTTCCATGGATTTCAGTTCCAGCTGTGATCCTTATTAGAGAgcaaaatgtgttgttgtgtctaGTCTACATTCAGTATAGTTTTGAAAGGTGACAAGAAAGTGCTTCAAACCCACCAAATAATCAAACCTGCCTTACTCTTTCTGGAGCACTAGATCAGTTGGAATGCGTACATCATACTCTCAAATAAAGGACTAGTTTTTCATGCGCTGTGTGTAATTCAGTGAAATGTGGctcattttactgttttacagtatgtgtagaAAATGCCTACCTGCACGGTTAGTGGattaaaacaaatcagaaaatgtatttgcaaacacagcaacaacacaagagCAGCAATAAAGACGGTATGGGaacaacacataaaatgaaataagaaatGACTGACAAAGGAATACACCTATCCAATGGCTCAAGTTACCAAATGACACATAAGACATAGTTTTTCACAACATGGACACCAAAGTGAAAAGTGATATTTGTTTGAAAAGCTGCATCCCTGAAAGCCCAGAATAGATTTGCTTCATCTCCTTGAGGTTAACTGCATCCCCTTCTCTATGCCTACAAGCTCTTTCTAGCATTGTGGTCCAAAAGGACTGGCAGCGTAGCTGGGCCAGGAACTCTGTACACTGCTGATAGGATAATCTTATTTCTCCAGCTGATGCTAAGATGCCAGTGTGACtcttgtgtttgtatgaataTGCTTCAACATCAAGGAGTTCTCTCCAAACAGACTGCTTGGCAGATCTTTGGTGGTGCTATATACAGATTGtgccaaaaaacaaataaaaaaaatggctTCTGCACTTTTTGGGCATTGTTTAGGATTGGAATGGAAGAGTGGGATTTTCAGGAAGTGGCACAAATAGCATCAGCAAGTGTGAGGATCGCCTGTATGTGTGACCATCTGCACTAGCTATTGACAAAGGCTttccatgtgtgttttcatgttattgtcaacaaatgAAAGTAACACCCCACACTTGCTGTGCACTGTCACTACAATTAATGGGCTGAATGTTTCAATGGCCAGTCTTGTAACCTGCtggtgtgatgttttttttaaatatacaagtAAAGCTTAGTAACATTTTATGATTAAGCTGAAACTTCTAGCTAACATGAGGCTATGAATGGAGGAGTCTGCTGTAGCAGTAAATATATCATAGTCTTATGGAAACCAGAATTTCCAATGCTAGTTATCAGTTTCATTTAATCTCTAGGGCATCAAACTAGTAATTACAGTAGTACATTACCACTGCAGTGACACAGataatatttcatatattgTACGTGAGGTTGCTAATATTCTTATAGCAATTTGATTGTATTGGTGGAGTGCATTGTTAGTTCAGGAGAGAGTGGCAGGTTTAAGctaatgctgctgtttgtcttcatGAGATATGAACAGCCTGCTCCATCTGTTCCATAGCACACTTTGTTATTATTGACAttgaaaacatgaatgaaaatagTGTGCGTAATATGCGTGGATGGATGGTTATTGGTGTTGATGTCACTCTGGTAGTCTGTGCCATGGCTTGGGTTCGCTGGAGAACAGGGATAAAGAGTGCAAagtccacagagagagagtCACGTCACACAGGACGGTGCTAATGTCAACCTAACAAATGATAGGGgtgtagataaaaaaaaaagaaagaaagaaaaaacacagctacCGTTGTACAATGGATATTGATTCTTGTCGCTTTCTGTGTCTTTACCTCAACATCACTTAAGCTTTAAATAAGACTATCTGAGCACATCAGACTATGGGAGGTTCATTCTGTTgcacatagaaataaaaaaggagtcatgaaaacattatattattagtaGAAGTAGTATTATAAACTTTCTCCACACTGCTCCACTGTGAATTTGGTCTAATCTTTCTAGAAAGCAGTCACGCATAAATATATCACACCTATAAACAGaatgtgagaaaaacaaaaatcatctaTATACAGCACTTCTCTTATTCATGTACTTTGTGAGGTAGTAACACATATGATCTGTATTTGTAGGTGCTCCATCCCACTAATCTCATCTCAAGTAACAACTGTTCTGGGCCAGCTCATTCAGTTATCAGCCTGAGGGTTACGTAGACGTATCTTCAGAGCGGTGTTGCAAAATTCAATTTAACActgatgaaggaaaaaaacttTAAGACAATTACAATCTAGCTATTGTGCTAGTTTTTCTGTCATAATTAATAGCTATCAGAATTCCGCATTTCTTGTCCACAGTTACTAATAATACTACATACTATTAGTAGAGAGCAATCACTGACGCCAGTGGTCAATTTGACAAGGGCCAGTTTTATATGTCACTCAAGAAGAAAGGTGTACAAATGTAGTTCActaagacacagacagagagaaggcgCTTTGTGCGGAAACTCATTGATACAgcttaaaaacatcaaaaccaaaTATTCTAAAAATTATTCCAAAGACCACAACGTATCTAGAGACATCAGTATGTATTCAGTGAGCTgaacacacgcacgcacgcacacacacactcacacacacgcacacacacgcacacacgcacacacacatgcacacacaagttCCAGCAAAAGCCAATCTCAACATTCATCAACTAATGAAGTGTTACTAAGCacactgaaatgcatttttctgttaaatAGTCTTAATCTGTGAGAGAAATGGCAAATGGTTTTGGCTTTGATTTTGTAAAGGCCTTCTAACTACataaactgtgtatttaaacTAGTATGTTGCTTGATCTTTAACTTTGCTGTACTGAACTGTAATTGCATTTGTCGAGAATAGACTGTTGCTGTTTGCATTTGATATTATCTGTTAATGTGTAGAAGATACTGAAGTAATATTTGCATGCATACAAATGGACAGGGGTTGAAAACAGCTAAGGACTTGTGTATCTTGTCCAGAACAGAACTGTTATACACCGACAGTGATCAATCTGAAATATAGAGTTTCAACCGATGAAATAATCAGTTACATTGTAAATGTTTACCTGATCAAAATGTACACATTGTAATACATCAATTAAAAGACTTCAGAAACTAcaatgctgttgctgttgttattaGTAGCAGTAATAATGctctttgtttatgtttgtttatgttaattCAGTGGTTTCTGTTGCTAATTTTTACTGtcataaagtttttttgtttaattccaACTGTCATTTTTGCTGCTTAagttaaatttatttttcaactgtaatgttttttacaataaatatcTTGGCTAAAAGATGTCCTGAGCATCTGAATTAAATATTAGTATAAAAATAACTTCttgttatgttttatgtatataaaaaacaacaacaacaacaacaaatcaaatcagCCAAAAGCTAGCAAAGCAGCTGAAGATATCAAACTAAGAAACAAATTTACAGGTGCATGACTCATGACATGATGAGCATACTCACAGTAGCAATCAGCCTGAAGCTGGAAAAACATACCCCACTGTTGCCTCCAGGTAGCAGATGTAACATTTACATTGAATTTAAGATTGTTTGAAGCTAGACACAAGTCTATATATTTCTCTGAGCTCACTGCAAATGCAGATTAGATAGACTAGATAGATAATATTCAAGGCATTCATCCGAGGAATATATCTGGAAAGATACAACATAATAAtctgactgcagcagcttctaAAAATAACTCCTGTGTCCACCACCAGAGTAAACTTTCAAGTCTGCTTAGTTCCACTGCCTGAGCCTATTTTAGAGAGCTCTACTGGCTTAAGAACTGGGTCTGAATCTGCATTACAAGAACAGCTTAATGGGTTTTCTTCTGACTGATTCAAAATGTCACAGCCCCTGTTGTGCCCCTGGGCATCCACAATCCCACAGCTGTGTGTGGGagcccctgtgtgtgtgtttgtgttaagcCTGCACAGTAGCTTCCAGGAGGCATTTGACCTCCACCTTACCTCCAGATGTCCTCCATCTCAGGTGTGCAGCACTAAACATCCATACAGCTGGTCATTGCCTGgtgaacaagaagaaaagatgaGAGGTGAGCTCAACAGTGCCTACGTGCATATTATTCTGGGGGCAGGtcaagtataaataaaatacattctcAATTGCGCCTtgtaaacagaaagaaatgtggtCACAATGAACACAATCAATTAACAAATCCAAAACAAGTACTTTTTGGGTTGAATGGACAGAGATGTGGACTAAATCCTTCAGGCTTTGGATTGTTATCTTTAGCGAACACACTATTACAACTATTGAACTGGGCGGCTCTCAAACAATGTGAACAAGAATGCCAAATATTTCACTTCTAATAACAAG encodes the following:
- the LOC113162422 gene encoding insulin-like growth factor-binding protein 4, whose product is MVRGGGVAAAPSCWGLWVFGTLLLVALGLSDQAIRCPVCSEERLASCRLPEGCEETVREPGCGCCPTCALPKGAHCGVYSPRCGTGLRCYPPRGVERPLHSLMHGQGVCTDEREVEENSAMERQDEIIPEHPNNSNIRCSPQDRRCIQKTLARHPPKSTNQRSNTAREETKAALAPCRAELQRALDRLSSNTRTHDDLFTIPIPNCDKNGDFHAKQCHPARDGLRGKCWCVDQKTGMRLPGPLELRGDLDCHQLMTANLRD